Proteins encoded within one genomic window of Pristiophorus japonicus isolate sPriJap1 chromosome 11, sPriJap1.hap1, whole genome shotgun sequence:
- the LOC139276461 gene encoding G protein-activated inward rectifier potassium channel 3-like produces MSSSFKGPPMKMIYLEKISAHPISDVELKVFVKYYCALCIAVRSIMKTTTMSCSMDLHRDNEVYAYHHISSMSTKHKENNNRRNSIPLAQTPKGKHMLAYLPRLPMETYGTFSVKPEATLISTPKAIPKSSHRDSLTSRKMSNISSLMPLVSWRSCETQTTNEASALQHRSSPVINCQPPAPTPASRHRLSVAIDVDEHLKSRQILARGPTLQDINTRCYPRQAGSLPNLLNHTRNLRNSARGALSVPGSPKQRCKLMGDDWHLHKFSHQQKRQRYVTKDGKCKVNLGPIVEKQKFLVDIFTTIVDLKYRWFLIVFMTCYIVTWMIFGFLYFLDSYIRDDINHVGEADWKPCLNNVDGFVSALLLSIESQRTIGYGSRMVTSNCPEGVILLMAQCIVGSMIDAMMVGCVFVKISRPKKRAETLKFSKFAVISHRDESLCLMFRIGDLRASHMVDAKLRAKLIKSRHTKEGEFIHLEQTEINLGYDTGKDRLFLVEPQTISHTINDSSPFWEMCAQSLKREQFEMIVILEGIVESTGMTCQARTSYNEDEILWGHRFESCITLEKGAFQVDYSKFEKVFEVQTPPGSAKDTQAAKEMEKKYLSTLSMYWDSLNHCCAKDQGRHLTVNHNIEEESNMEVAENV; encoded by the exons atgtcatcctcgttcaagggaccgcctatgaagatgatttatttggagaaaatttctgctcatcccatATCAGATGTCGAACTAAAG GTCTTTGTGAAGTATTACTGCGCTTTGTGCATTGCAGTAAGGAGCATCATGAAAACGACCACAATGAGCTGCAGTATGGACCTGCACAGGGACAATGAGGTCTACGCCTACCATCACATCAGTTCCATGTCAACAAAACACAAGGAAAACAATAATCGGCGGAACTCCATACCCCTGGCCCAGACTCCTAAAGGCAAGCACATGTTGGCATATCTCCCGAGGCTTCCGATGGAGACATATGGAACGTTTTCAGTAAAG CCAGAAGCCACGTTGATATCTACACCAAAAGCAATTCCAAAATCTTCACATAGAGATTCCTTGACTTCGAGGAAAATGAGTAATATTTCAAGCTTAATGCCACTGGTAAGCTGGAGGAGCTGTGAGACACAAACAACCAATGAAGCTTCAGCTCTGCAGCACAGGTCTAGTCCAGTTATAAACTGCCAGCCCCCTGCACCCACCCCAGCGTCCAGGCACAGGTTAAGTGTAGCCATCGATGTGGATGAGCATCTGAAGTCTCGGCAGATATTGGCTCGTGGGCCGACTTTGCAAGACATCAACACGAGGTGCTACCCAAGGCAAGCTGGCAGCCTGCCCAACCTTCTGAATCATACTCGGAATCTACGAAATTCAGCACGGGGTGCCTTATCTGTTCCGGGATCCCCCAAACAGCGGTGCAAGTTGATGGGCGATGACTGGCATCTCCACAAATTTTCGCATCAGCAGAAGCGACAGCGTTATGTGACGAAAGACGGGAAATGCAAAGTGAATCTTGGACCCATTGTAGAGAAGCAAAAGTTCCTGGTTGACATTTTCACGACAATCGTGGACCTGAAGTACCGGTGGTTTCTCATTGTCTTCATGACGTGCTACATTGTGACTTGGATGATTTTTGGATTTCTTTACTTCTTGGATTCATACATTAGAGATGACATTAACCATGTAGGGGAGGCTGATTGGAAACCCTGCTTGAATAATGTGGACGGCTTTGTGTCTGCATTATTGTTATCTATTGAAAGTCAGAGGACAATTGGCTATGGCTCGCGCATGGTGACTTCTAATTGTCCAGAAGGCGTCATTTTACTGATGGCTCAGTGCATTGTTGGTTCCATGATCGACGCCATGATGGTGGGCTGCGTGTTTGTGAAGATCTCACGGCCTAAGAAGCGAGCCGAGACCCTGAAGTTCAGCAAATTTGCTGTGATATCGCACAGGGATGAGAGCCTTTGCTTGATGTTTCGAATTGGTGACCTAAGGGCTAGCCACATGGTTGACGCAAAACTCAGGGCCAAGCTCATCAAATCCAGGCACACAAAGGAAGGCGAGTTCATACATCTGGAGCAGACGGAAATTAACCTCGGTTACGACACTGGGAAAGACCGTCTCTTCCTGGTGGAACCCCAAACCATCAGCCACACCATTAACGACAGCAGTCCCTTCTGGGAAATGTGTGCTCAATCATTGAAGAGGGAACAGTTTGAAATGATCGTGATTCTGGAAGGCATAGTGGAATCTACAG gaatgacctGCCAAGCAAGgacttcctataacgaagatgagaTTCTCTGGGGTCACCGGTTTGAGTCCTGCATCACATTGGAGAAAGGGGCATTCCAAGTTGACTATAGTAAATTTGAGAAGGTATTTGAGGTCCAGACACCACCGGGCAGTGCAAAGGACACGCAGGCGGCTAAAGAAATGGAAAAAAAATATCTTTCCACACTTAGTATGTATTGGGATAGTCTAAATCATTGCTGT